A region of Salinibacter sp. 10B DNA encodes the following proteins:
- the mscL gene encoding large conductance mechanosensitive channel protein MscL yields MLDEYKTFAIRGNVVDMAVGIIIGAAFNGVVQSLVKDVLTPPLGLLMGDVDFTNLFLVLKDGTTPGPYATLEAARSAGAVTLNMGVFLNSLVSFLIVSFAVFLLVRYINRLRMPDVAPEPAAPTVKKCPYCVSDVALTATRCPHCTSQIPEEEGAADTTAAASEK; encoded by the coding sequence ATGCTTGACGAGTACAAAACGTTTGCAATTCGTGGAAATGTTGTAGACATGGCCGTAGGGATCATTATCGGAGCCGCCTTCAACGGCGTCGTTCAGTCCCTAGTGAAGGACGTGCTCACTCCCCCGCTCGGCCTTCTAATGGGGGATGTAGACTTTACCAATCTATTTCTCGTGCTAAAGGACGGCACGACGCCCGGTCCGTACGCCACCCTGGAGGCCGCCCGGTCGGCCGGCGCGGTGACGTTAAACATGGGGGTGTTCCTGAACAGTCTCGTCAGTTTTTTGATTGTCTCGTTCGCGGTCTTCCTGCTCGTACGGTACATTAATCGCTTGCGCATGCCAGACGTCGCTCCCGAACCGGCCGCACCCACGGTCAAAAAATGTCCGTACTGCGTGTCGGACGTGGCCCTGACGGCCACACGGTGCCCGCATTGCACCTCGCAAATTCCGGAAGAAGAAGGGGCTGCGGACACGACCGCGGCGGCCTCTGAAAAATAA
- a CDS encoding YARHG domain-containing protein, which produces MTLRSLLSPMLFNGTGWALGAIVLLFGSPIGLAGGVVKAQSADLADSPCYPDHRMTRQHLQGRQLRTLSLTRNAIYARAGYEFSTIWIDKHFRSHAWYEPGSFDPDALSARDKHNAKLIAEFEAELTLGQLRARRAVHWRLKEKVPPIEWDRVWNRPEARMEAHLLKSAITNRQSSAEDARPAPSEAPSGFANSLRIGTAVEALPESVERSNRGGIRFEGSVADTTLLQWGPRVAAYADSTGHLRQVVAEVRVPFSRPELMEPARDEQEARDFAALDREILAIVDRLGEPTHYGNLQWTGPEPYDPMRWKSGEYIAEVWPLFDSGLAQDATLVLHTGAPDRLCGAKDGFDAWFDRFTQALEEGNTKQLADYFHFPFGDGSNPTLSSPTFRRQVARSFPDRQTFLREVPDTHPLDPQTNTDLSSPWSLALDDPFETKCHPYLGHLAPTKNGGRYVFQRIEGRWAAVGIE; this is translated from the coding sequence ATGACACTTCGTTCCCTTCTTTCCCCGATGCTCTTCAACGGGACGGGGTGGGCCCTGGGAGCAATCGTGCTCTTGTTCGGTAGCCCTATCGGGCTTGCAGGAGGTGTAGTGAAGGCACAATCCGCCGATCTGGCCGACTCGCCCTGCTACCCCGATCATCGGATGACACGGCAGCACCTGCAGGGGCGGCAGCTTCGCACGCTTTCGCTCACTCGAAATGCCATTTATGCCCGCGCCGGATATGAGTTTTCGACCATTTGGATCGACAAACACTTCCGCTCCCACGCCTGGTACGAGCCGGGGTCCTTCGACCCCGACGCCCTCTCGGCTCGGGACAAGCACAATGCAAAGCTCATCGCGGAATTCGAGGCAGAACTGACGCTCGGCCAGCTGCGCGCCCGACGTGCCGTACACTGGCGTCTGAAAGAGAAGGTGCCTCCCATTGAATGGGACCGCGTTTGGAATCGACCGGAGGCACGCATGGAGGCCCACCTCCTCAAAAGCGCAATCACCAACCGCCAGTCCTCCGCTGAGGACGCACGACCCGCTCCTTCCGAAGCCCCCTCCGGCTTTGCGAACAGCCTCCGAATCGGCACTGCTGTCGAAGCACTGCCCGAGTCGGTCGAACGTAGCAATCGGGGAGGGATACGATTTGAGGGTTCTGTTGCCGATACGACCCTCCTGCAGTGGGGGCCACGCGTTGCGGCGTACGCGGACTCGACCGGTCACCTCCGGCAGGTAGTGGCAGAGGTGCGGGTGCCATTCTCGCGCCCTGAATTGATGGAACCGGCCCGGGACGAACAAGAGGCACGGGACTTCGCCGCTCTTGACCGAGAAATTCTGGCGATCGTCGATCGCCTTGGGGAGCCCACCCACTACGGAAATCTCCAATGGACGGGACCGGAGCCGTACGACCCGATGCGGTGGAAATCGGGGGAATACATTGCGGAGGTCTGGCCGCTGTTTGATTCGGGACTGGCACAAGACGCAACATTGGTCCTCCACACCGGAGCCCCAGATCGCCTGTGCGGGGCGAAAGATGGGTTCGACGCGTGGTTCGACCGCTTTACTCAGGCACTTGAAGAGGGAAATACCAAACAACTGGCGGACTACTTCCACTTTCCATTTGGGGATGGCAGCAATCCCACCCTTTCCTCCCCGACGTTCCGAAGGCAGGTGGCTCGGTCCTTTCCGGACCGACAAACGTTTTTGAGGGAAGTGCCCGACACTCATCCGTTGGACCCACAGACCAATACCGACCTGTCCTCCCCTTGGTCGTTGGCCCTCGACGATCCGTTTGAAACAAAATGCCATCCGTACCTGGGGCATCTTGCCCCCACGAAAAATGGGGGGCGGTACGTCTTCCAGCGCATTGAGGGTCGGTGGGCGGCCGTGGGCATCGAATAA
- a CDS encoding aldose epimerase family protein translates to MLRISPLFLMTFLLCACTGGGESPSAHVKQENFGVTPDGDSVDLYTLTNPNGVTMEVTNYGGIITSLRVPDRTGTLDDVVLGFDSLSAYTSTAYRAANPYFGALIGRYGNRIAGGTFSLNGTTYTLATNNGPNHLHGGREGFDQVVWSAEPFQKDDRVGIVFSHTSPDGHGGYPGRLDVEVTYTLTPDNTVAFDYHATTTKATPVNLTQHSYFNLDGDGDGPILDHELQLYADRFTPVDSTLIPTGELRSVAGTPFDFTEPTPIGARIENTNKQLEYGGGYDHNFVLAEHPSDTLRLAARVYEPDTGRLLTVRTTEPGVQFYSGNFLDGSFSGKGELYEKREGLALETQHFPNSPNQPHFPSTILRPDEEYTSRTTYQFSVRDAQ, encoded by the coding sequence ATGCTCCGAATCTCTCCCCTCTTCCTGATGACCTTCCTGCTCTGTGCCTGTACGGGCGGCGGCGAGTCTCCCTCCGCACACGTGAAGCAGGAGAATTTCGGCGTCACACCGGATGGCGACTCGGTGGATCTTTACACACTCACCAACCCGAACGGCGTGACGATGGAGGTCACCAACTACGGGGGCATCATCACCTCTCTCCGTGTCCCGGACCGAACCGGCACCCTGGACGATGTGGTGCTAGGCTTCGATTCCCTGTCGGCCTACACCAGCACGGCATATCGGGCGGCCAACCCCTACTTTGGGGCTCTTATTGGACGCTACGGCAATCGGATTGCCGGGGGCACTTTTTCGCTGAACGGAACGACGTACACGTTGGCCACCAACAATGGGCCCAATCACCTCCATGGGGGCCGCGAAGGCTTCGATCAGGTGGTGTGGAGCGCCGAGCCGTTTCAGAAGGACGACCGCGTGGGCATCGTCTTTTCCCACACCAGCCCGGACGGCCACGGCGGCTATCCGGGGCGGCTGGACGTGGAGGTCACGTACACGCTCACGCCCGACAATACGGTGGCATTCGATTATCACGCCACGACCACGAAGGCGACCCCCGTGAACCTCACGCAGCACAGCTACTTCAATCTGGACGGAGATGGGGACGGTCCCATTCTCGACCACGAGTTGCAGCTCTACGCCGATCGGTTTACACCGGTGGACTCGACCCTCATCCCAACTGGGGAGTTGCGCTCGGTGGCGGGTACACCGTTCGACTTTACCGAGCCGACCCCGATCGGCGCCCGAATTGAGAATACCAACAAGCAGCTTGAGTACGGCGGCGGATACGACCATAATTTCGTCCTTGCGGAACACCCGTCCGATACACTACGGCTTGCCGCCCGAGTCTACGAGCCGGACACAGGGCGCCTCCTGACTGTACGCACCACTGAGCCGGGCGTGCAGTTTTACTCCGGCAATTTCTTGGACGGGTCGTTTTCCGGAAAGGGCGAGCTCTACGAGAAGCGGGAAGGACTGGCGCTGGAAACGCAGCACTTCCCCAACTCCCCCAACCAGCCCCACTTTCCCTCGACGATCCTCCGGCCCGACGAGGAATACACCTCGCGCACGACCTACCAGTTCTCCGTCCGGGACGCGCAGTAG
- a CDS encoding CHAT domain-containing tetratricopeptide repeat protein codes for MPIHSSWTTALLGGILCLAVLGPPLPLHAQPSDSSSVRQQADAVAARADSLEAAREFSSALQAYQRARQLYLRAGSSTQAAKTIGQIGVVHYRAGDYSEALAAFREAAAATRAAGAREEGANLLNNIGLIEWRRGQYDQAQKHFRESIELHRTLGNQENVAKGLNNLGNVQDERGQFDLALRNYREALELARTLDLPDDEASYLNNIGLVLRSQGRYAEALRYHRKALKLHRSRDDKEGATAALNNIGIALKGQERYQEALDVYQKALRINREINDPSSIAANLSNIGELHQWEGRHQEAQQTLRHAIRINRKLNDRAGVAINLVALGEVYRSRKKYKAALDTHRAALQINRELGRRTGIATALDGIALTYYADRQYARADSVLQEAISVTETLLETASGTNRRDFVAQEIGRFYSLVMTRVQAGREAAALRAYEQGRARLLAEQIAEEDSSLHVPPVDSLQNAIGEDEAAVLYANTDTERPIIALVVTRDSVRAQEIDDEPILEQAERRYASALDRLRRHDETPWAARRPSMLRQAKGVQVGTGTDGTLAALVRLYRHDVSVPPKRQLLSTERREQLGQFFHELLLDPISEELAVADELIVVPDGALSYLPFEVLQNWNGTRVVEQWRVRYAQSLRVLRLLQQRHAPEETADRRSLLALGGVVYNPGTYAADTSGLDSGHSLVASARTARPDTISQSERMPSSSPSTEPAATYRELGYGPGRWQNLSGTLTEVRSLQRMTSASTLLVGHQASERTLHRMSDAGTLDDYRALHFATHGFVVPEEPSLSALVLSEVGTAQSGTAATTDRSTDGPRAVDGYLNMREIATLELDAEFVGLSACRTGLGRIYRGSGAVSLAQAFLRAGAGSVAVSLWAIYDASSSRFMESVYRRAWTYGISWSEAMAQTKRAFAAGHHGERLQAPRFWAPFVHYGWDAGDARRHRASH; via the coding sequence ATGCCTATCCACTCGTCGTGGACCACGGCACTCCTCGGGGGCATCCTTTGTCTCGCAGTATTAGGGCCCCCGTTGCCCCTTCACGCTCAGCCTTCCGATTCGTCCTCGGTACGACAGCAAGCGGATGCGGTTGCTGCCCGAGCGGATTCCCTCGAAGCAGCGCGGGAGTTCTCCTCGGCCCTTCAGGCCTATCAACGGGCACGTCAGCTCTACCTCAGGGCCGGATCCTCAACCCAGGCCGCCAAAACGATTGGCCAGATCGGGGTGGTGCATTACCGGGCGGGCGACTATTCGGAGGCCCTTGCTGCCTTTCGAGAGGCTGCCGCGGCAACCCGGGCAGCCGGGGCCCGCGAAGAGGGCGCCAACCTCCTCAACAACATCGGGCTCATCGAGTGGCGTCGGGGGCAGTACGACCAGGCCCAAAAGCACTTTCGGGAATCGATCGAACTGCACCGAACCCTGGGCAACCAGGAGAATGTGGCAAAGGGGCTGAATAATCTCGGTAATGTGCAGGACGAACGCGGCCAGTTCGACCTAGCACTGCGCAATTACCGCGAAGCCCTGGAGTTGGCTCGCACCTTGGACCTTCCGGACGATGAGGCAAGCTACCTGAACAACATTGGACTCGTGCTTCGGAGTCAGGGTCGGTACGCGGAGGCCCTCCGCTATCATCGCAAGGCCTTGAAACTGCACCGGTCGCGAGACGACAAAGAGGGCGCAACGGCCGCACTCAACAACATCGGAATTGCGCTGAAGGGACAGGAGCGCTACCAGGAGGCCCTAGACGTATATCAGAAGGCGCTTCGGATCAACCGCGAGATCAACGACCCGTCTAGTATTGCCGCCAATCTAAGCAATATTGGGGAGTTGCATCAGTGGGAGGGGCGCCACCAAGAGGCCCAACAAACCCTGCGGCACGCAATCCGGATCAACCGAAAGCTGAACGATCGAGCGGGCGTGGCCATCAACCTCGTCGCCCTGGGGGAGGTGTACCGAAGCCGAAAAAAATACAAAGCGGCCCTCGACACGCACCGGGCGGCCCTGCAGATCAACCGAGAGCTGGGCCGACGAACCGGTATCGCCACGGCCCTCGATGGAATTGCCCTTACGTACTACGCCGACAGGCAATACGCAAGGGCAGACTCGGTGCTTCAGGAGGCCATTTCGGTCACGGAGACCCTGTTGGAAACGGCGTCCGGAACCAATCGGCGCGACTTCGTTGCGCAGGAAATTGGCCGTTTTTACTCGCTCGTAATGACTCGCGTCCAGGCAGGACGCGAGGCGGCCGCCCTTCGGGCGTACGAACAGGGGCGTGCACGCCTGCTGGCCGAACAGATTGCGGAGGAGGATTCATCGCTACACGTTCCCCCCGTCGACTCGCTGCAGAACGCCATCGGGGAAGATGAAGCCGCGGTTCTCTATGCCAACACGGACACGGAGCGTCCCATCATCGCTCTTGTCGTGACCCGCGATTCGGTGCGGGCACAAGAGATTGACGACGAGCCCATTTTGGAGCAGGCAGAGCGTCGCTACGCCTCTGCCCTCGACCGACTGCGCCGACACGACGAGACCCCCTGGGCTGCCCGTCGCCCCTCGATGCTCCGCCAGGCGAAAGGCGTGCAGGTCGGGACCGGCACAGACGGCACCCTCGCCGCCCTCGTGCGCCTCTATCGTCACGACGTGTCGGTCCCCCCGAAGCGGCAACTACTGTCCACCGAGCGCCGGGAACAGCTTGGGCAGTTTTTCCACGAGTTGCTCCTCGACCCAATCTCAGAAGAGCTTGCCGTCGCCGACGAGTTGATCGTCGTGCCCGATGGGGCACTGAGCTATCTCCCGTTTGAGGTGCTACAGAACTGGAACGGCACACGGGTGGTCGAGCAGTGGCGCGTGCGGTATGCTCAATCCCTTCGGGTCCTTCGCCTCCTACAGCAGCGCCATGCCCCCGAGGAGACGGCGGACCGCCGATCCCTGCTTGCCCTCGGCGGCGTCGTGTACAATCCCGGCACGTACGCCGCCGACACGTCCGGACTCGACTCCGGACACTCGCTGGTTGCAAGTGCCCGCACGGCCCGCCCCGATACGATTTCCCAGTCGGAGCGTATGCCGTCCTCTTCCCCATCGACGGAGCCGGCTGCCACCTATCGAGAGCTGGGATACGGCCCCGGACGCTGGCAAAACCTCTCGGGGACGCTCACAGAGGTCCGGTCGCTGCAGCGGATGACGAGTGCTTCGACGCTGCTGGTGGGCCACCAAGCAAGCGAGCGCACCCTTCACCGGATGTCGGACGCGGGAACGCTCGACGACTACCGAGCCTTGCACTTCGCCACCCACGGCTTCGTGGTACCGGAAGAGCCGAGTTTATCGGCCCTCGTGCTCTCGGAGGTGGGAACGGCACAATCCGGCACCGCCGCGACGACGGACCGGTCTACGGATGGCCCCCGCGCAGTCGATGGCTACCTGAACATGCGAGAAATTGCGACCCTGGAGCTAGATGCAGAGTTCGTGGGGCTGTCTGCATGCCGAACGGGCCTCGGACGCATCTACCGCGGGAGTGGGGCTGTCAGCCTTGCACAGGCCTTCCTCCGAGCCGGAGCCGGATCGGTTGCCGTGTCGCTGTGGGCCATCTACGACGCGTCGTCGAGCCGCTTCATGGAATCGGTCTACCGCCGGGCATGGACGTATGGAATCTCCTGGTCGGAGGCGATGGCACAAACCAAGCGCGCCTTTGCGGCGGGTCACCACGGCGAGCGCCTGCAGGCCCCCCGCTTTTGGGCACCGTTCGTCCACTACGGGTGGGACGCGGGCGACGCACGACGGCACCGGGCGTCTCACTGA
- a CDS encoding multifunctional oxoglutarate decarboxylase/oxoglutarate dehydrogenase thiamine pyrophosphate-binding subunit/dihydrolipoyllysine-residue succinyltransferase subunit, whose protein sequence is MSSLGFNTGYIEELYKQYLDDPDSVSESWREFFADYHPDASFVPTTQTTGDGEPTAPPSDQSTEPAPDAKPEAREAPSEPTGDGAAPAIRAASAPSVDEDEVEVQALRGPAAKIVENMEDSLGIPTATSARTMPVKLLDENRSLLNDYQKQVGGEKVSYTHIIAYALVQGLKKYPDMNTTFRRDEEGTPQHVKPDQINLGLAIDIERRGKRTLLVPNVKDAGSLNFAEFLGIYNDIIARARNNDLDLSDFQGTTATLTNPGMIGTSMSVARLMPGQGVIVGAGAIGYPPEYRGYDPAVASKAGVSPVMTLTSTYDHRVIQGATSGAFLNYMEELLMGDHDFYHELFGDLGVPYQPYSMATDSTPQLGQSAPQDELDMTEKQAAVLQLIRAYRVRGHLQADTNPLGYEWQYHEELDPASYGLTIWDLDREFITGGLGGEEKLPLREILSILRKAYTSKVGTAFMHISDPDEKDWIQNRIEPMRNAEPPSEEERHRIVQKLNAAEAFERFLHTKYIGHKRFSLEGAETMIPLIDTLLSDAADAGVEDVVMGMAHRGRLNVLANIIGKPYEEIFSKFEGNIDPNTTQGSGDVKYHLGAGGYVTSPNGNKIEVSLASNPSHLEAVNPVVEGMSRAKQNLLRDKHPEATEDDYHDAVMPFLIHGDAAFSGQGVVAETLNLSKLRGYTTGGTVHLVINNQIGFTTPPGDARSSTYATDLARAIEAPIFHVNGDDPEACVRIARLAFEYRQRFNKDVVIDMMCYRVHGHNEGDEPTFTQPLLYEKIEEKRSPRKLYTEMLLRRGDIEPDEAEQMLDDYRGRLQEAFDRTKDLEEKDADEALEQRIQRKGDRRLPEVDTGTKPEYLERVVEVLTNFPDDFNVHPKLKRQFDKRDDLFYDQERIDWAFAEALAFGSLLQEGTRVRLSGQDSRRATFSQRHAVLIDQETGEEYTPLNNLSDDQARLLIYDSLLSEYAVAGFEYGYSVMDSDALVCWEAQFGDFANGAQLVWDQFVSAAEEKWGQTSSLVALLPHGYEGQGPEHSSARLERYLQLCAEQNMIVANFSTPANYFHALRRQVKRDINKPLIIMTPKSLLRHPKCVSTPQELAEGGVQEVIPAETDPADTTRHILCSGKVYYDLVKALEDDDRRDEIAITRLEQFYPFPDAELTAELERYADVNETVWVQEEPQNMGAWTFVESRLDALLDDVHGHCEQRIQYVGRPASASPATGSAKVHDREQEHLVNDAIDVS, encoded by the coding sequence GTGAGCTCCCTCGGATTCAATACGGGCTACATCGAAGAACTGTACAAGCAATACCTGGACGATCCCGACAGTGTGAGTGAGAGCTGGCGGGAGTTCTTTGCGGATTACCACCCGGACGCCTCGTTCGTCCCGACGACACAGACGACGGGCGATGGCGAGCCGACGGCCCCGCCGTCCGATCAGTCGACCGAGCCGGCTCCGGACGCAAAACCGGAGGCGCGCGAGGCGCCGTCGGAGCCCACTGGGGACGGGGCCGCGCCCGCCATCCGCGCCGCCTCGGCACCCTCCGTGGACGAGGACGAGGTGGAGGTACAGGCGCTTCGCGGCCCGGCAGCCAAGATCGTCGAAAATATGGAGGACAGTCTTGGCATCCCTACGGCCACCTCGGCCCGCACGATGCCGGTGAAGCTGCTCGATGAAAATCGGTCCCTCCTCAACGACTATCAGAAGCAGGTAGGGGGAGAGAAGGTGTCCTATACCCACATCATCGCCTATGCGCTGGTGCAGGGGCTCAAGAAGTACCCGGACATGAACACCACCTTCCGCCGGGATGAGGAGGGCACACCGCAGCACGTGAAGCCGGACCAGATTAACCTGGGCCTTGCGATCGACATTGAGCGGCGCGGCAAGCGGACCCTGCTGGTGCCCAACGTGAAAGACGCCGGCAGCCTTAACTTTGCCGAGTTTCTGGGCATCTACAACGACATCATCGCCCGGGCCCGAAATAACGACCTCGACCTGTCGGACTTTCAGGGCACGACGGCCACACTGACCAATCCGGGCATGATTGGCACGTCGATGAGTGTGGCGCGCCTCATGCCGGGGCAGGGCGTGATCGTGGGCGCCGGAGCCATTGGTTACCCGCCGGAGTATCGCGGCTACGATCCCGCGGTGGCGAGCAAGGCGGGCGTCTCTCCGGTCATGACGCTCACGTCCACCTACGACCACAGGGTCATCCAGGGCGCTACCAGTGGCGCGTTCCTCAACTACATGGAGGAACTGCTGATGGGCGACCACGACTTTTACCACGAGCTGTTCGGCGACCTGGGCGTGCCGTACCAGCCGTACAGCATGGCTACCGATTCGACGCCGCAGCTCGGCCAGTCCGCGCCGCAGGACGAGCTCGACATGACCGAGAAGCAGGCGGCGGTGCTCCAGTTGATCCGTGCGTACCGCGTACGGGGACACCTGCAGGCCGACACCAATCCGCTGGGGTACGAGTGGCAGTACCACGAGGAACTGGACCCGGCCTCGTACGGCCTCACGATTTGGGACCTGGATCGCGAGTTCATCACCGGTGGACTGGGCGGAGAGGAGAAGCTCCCGCTCCGCGAAATCTTGTCCATTCTGCGGAAGGCCTACACCAGCAAGGTGGGCACGGCCTTTATGCACATTTCTGATCCCGACGAGAAGGACTGGATCCAGAACCGGATTGAGCCGATGCGGAACGCGGAGCCGCCCTCGGAGGAGGAACGCCACCGCATCGTGCAGAAGCTCAACGCGGCGGAGGCCTTTGAGCGCTTCCTGCACACCAAGTACATCGGTCACAAGCGGTTCTCGCTGGAGGGGGCGGAGACGATGATTCCCCTCATCGATACGCTGCTGTCCGACGCCGCCGATGCGGGCGTTGAGGACGTGGTGATGGGCATGGCGCACCGCGGCCGCCTCAACGTGCTGGCCAACATTATCGGCAAGCCCTACGAGGAGATCTTCTCCAAATTCGAGGGCAACATCGACCCCAACACCACGCAAGGGTCGGGCGACGTGAAGTATCACCTGGGCGCGGGCGGCTACGTGACCTCGCCCAATGGCAATAAAATTGAGGTCTCGCTGGCCTCGAACCCCAGCCACCTGGAGGCGGTGAACCCGGTGGTGGAAGGCATGTCGCGCGCCAAGCAGAACCTGCTACGCGACAAGCATCCGGAGGCGACGGAGGATGACTACCACGACGCCGTAATGCCCTTCCTCATCCACGGAGATGCGGCCTTCTCCGGGCAGGGCGTAGTGGCGGAGACCCTCAACCTGAGTAAGCTGCGCGGCTACACGACCGGCGGCACGGTCCACCTGGTCATCAACAACCAGATTGGCTTTACGACGCCGCCGGGCGATGCCCGTAGCTCGACGTATGCGACGGACCTGGCCCGCGCCATCGAGGCGCCCATCTTTCACGTCAACGGCGACGATCCGGAGGCGTGCGTGCGCATCGCTCGCCTCGCGTTCGAGTACCGGCAGCGGTTCAACAAGGACGTGGTGATCGACATGATGTGCTACCGCGTCCACGGCCACAACGAGGGAGATGAGCCGACCTTCACGCAGCCGCTCCTCTACGAGAAGATCGAGGAGAAGCGCTCCCCGCGGAAGCTTTACACCGAGATGCTGCTGCGCCGCGGCGACATTGAGCCGGACGAGGCCGAGCAGATGCTCGACGACTACCGGGGGCGCCTGCAGGAGGCCTTCGACCGTACGAAGGACCTCGAGGAGAAGGATGCCGACGAGGCGCTCGAGCAGCGCATTCAGCGGAAGGGGGACCGGCGCCTGCCCGAGGTCGATACGGGCACGAAGCCCGAGTACCTGGAGCGCGTGGTGGAGGTGCTCACCAACTTCCCCGACGACTTCAACGTCCATCCCAAGTTGAAGCGCCAGTTCGACAAGCGCGACGACCTCTTCTACGACCAGGAGCGCATCGACTGGGCCTTTGCCGAGGCGCTCGCGTTTGGGTCGCTGCTGCAGGAGGGGACGCGCGTGCGCCTCAGCGGGCAGGACTCGCGCCGCGCCACCTTCAGCCAGCGGCACGCCGTGCTCATCGACCAGGAGACCGGGGAAGAGTATACGCCGCTCAACAACCTGAGCGACGACCAGGCCCGGCTGCTCATCTACGACAGCCTGCTGTCCGAGTACGCCGTGGCTGGGTTCGAGTACGGCTACTCGGTGATGGACTCCGACGCGCTGGTGTGCTGGGAAGCACAGTTTGGCGACTTTGCGAACGGCGCGCAGCTGGTTTGGGACCAGTTCGTGAGTGCGGCGGAAGAGAAGTGGGGGCAGACCTCCAGCCTCGTGGCACTGCTGCCCCACGGTTATGAAGGACAGGGGCCGGAGCACTCCTCCGCCCGTCTGGAGCGCTACCTGCAGCTCTGCGCCGAGCAGAACATGATTGTCGCCAACTTCTCGACGCCGGCCAACTATTTCCACGCTCTGCGCCGGCAGGTGAAGCGCGACATTAACAAGCCGCTCATCATCATGACGCCGAAGAGCCTGCTGCGTCATCCGAAGTGCGTCTCGACGCCCCAGGAACTGGCTGAGGGCGGTGTGCAGGAGGTCATTCCGGCGGAGACGGACCCCGCCGACACCACGCGCCACATTCTCTGCAGCGGCAAGGTGTACTACGACCTCGTGAAGGCACTGGAGGACGACGACCGGCGCGACGAGATTGCAATCACGCGGCTGGAGCAGTTCTATCCGTTCCCGGACGCCGAGCTTACGGCCGAGCTGGAACGCTATGCCGACGTCAACGAGACGGTGTGGGTACAAGAGGAGCCGCAGAACATGGGCGCCTGGACGTTTGTCGAGTCTCGCCTCGACGCGCTACTGGACGACGTGCACGGCCACTGCGAGCAGCGGATTCAGTACGTGGGGCGACCCGCCAGCGCCAGCCCGGCTACCGGCTCCGCCAAGGTGCACGACCGCGAACAGGAGCACCTCGTGAATGACGCGATTGATGTCAGCTAG
- a CDS encoding class I SAM-dependent methyltransferase, with amino-acid sequence MSVHVSLRPLLSGVLLLSVSLLLVPAAGSQSPESPPGASSDTSGVYTQKEPSRNGIGKVYMGREISQVMGHRGAAWLERPERKTKERPDLVLDSMKLDPTDVVADIGAGTGYMTFRIAERVPDGRVFAVDIQPEMLSIMRQRIQDRSIDNVSLVRGTVQDPKLPADSIDAVLMVDAYHEFSHPREMMNGLVEALVPGGRVYLVEYRKEDPNIPIKRLHKMSEAQSKKEMAAVGLEWVATKEMLPRQHFMVFEKPESPQQSE; translated from the coding sequence ATGTCAGTCCATGTTTCCCTTCGACCGCTTCTGAGCGGTGTGCTACTCCTCAGCGTGAGTCTGCTCCTTGTGCCCGCCGCCGGAAGCCAATCCCCCGAGTCTCCGCCGGGCGCTAGCAGCGACACGTCCGGCGTCTATACCCAAAAAGAGCCGAGCCGGAACGGAATCGGGAAGGTCTACATGGGGCGCGAGATCTCGCAGGTGATGGGGCACCGTGGCGCCGCGTGGTTGGAACGGCCCGAACGCAAGACGAAGGAGCGGCCCGACCTCGTCCTCGACAGCATGAAATTGGATCCGACCGACGTGGTGGCCGACATCGGGGCGGGCACCGGCTACATGACGTTCCGCATCGCTGAGCGGGTGCCGGACGGGCGCGTGTTCGCGGTCGACATCCAGCCGGAGATGCTGAGCATCATGCGGCAGCGCATACAGGACCGCAGCATCGATAACGTGTCGCTCGTCCGCGGCACCGTACAGGACCCGAAGCTGCCGGCCGACTCGATCGACGCAGTGCTCATGGTGGACGCCTACCACGAGTTTTCCCATCCGCGCGAGATGATGAACGGACTCGTAGAGGCCCTCGTCCCCGGCGGGCGCGTCTACCTGGTGGAGTACCGGAAGGAAGACCCGAACATCCCGATCAAGCGCCTCCACAAAATGTCGGAGGCGCAGTCAAAAAAGGAGATGGCCGCCGTGGGCCTGGAGTGGGTGGCCACCAAGGAGATGCTTCCCCGGCAGCACTTTATGGTCTTTGAGAAGCCGGAATCGCCTCAACAGTCGGAATAG